A genomic window from Parvularcula sp. LCG005 includes:
- a CDS encoding oligosaccharide flippase family protein: protein MNSRPLTYLGPARRLVNSTSVLFSSHIAQIFIRFGSNAILARLLYPEAFGILMLVTSIMFIGEMLSDMGFTPFIIRHENGLDPKYLDTLFTMQVVRGFILGAIFFLLANPLADWMGEPLAGPALQVAALSPVIRGFLSFGIPIARRQQKEWKNSTLELVATILRVLVVVVLAYWWRSHWALIAGMVFMTAFNLVISYACYPDPWRRLRWDNKIAGEVFNFSGWILASGVIFAAAAQIDKLMVVKLFSGELAGIYALTLTIMMTLDRFMLSYFNRIYFAKTSSIVRETGATVESYYGPMLRIRLVFAFVAAAAIPLSPALVEVVFDNRYLQGGAFLSILFFRPLVTALVYPGEEYLISMKRMRSKFTNDVLRLIAIAVGAPLAFYQWGVYGLLWAVALQDVLRLFYIYWILYSAKVLSVSRELAYGLAIAAGAVVGLIGAYVYNALFSGFFT, encoded by the coding sequence ATGAACTCCCGACCCTTGACGTATCTGGGCCCTGCACGGCGCCTTGTGAACTCGACCAGCGTGCTGTTCAGTTCTCACATTGCCCAGATCTTCATCCGGTTCGGCAGCAACGCCATCCTGGCGCGGCTGCTCTATCCGGAAGCGTTCGGGATTTTGATGCTCGTGACGTCGATCATGTTCATCGGCGAAATGCTCAGCGACATGGGCTTCACCCCCTTCATCATTCGGCATGAGAATGGCCTTGATCCCAAATACCTCGACACGCTGTTCACCATGCAGGTGGTCAGGGGGTTCATTCTCGGGGCGATCTTCTTCCTGCTCGCCAATCCTCTCGCTGACTGGATGGGCGAACCCCTAGCCGGGCCAGCCTTGCAGGTGGCGGCCCTGAGCCCGGTCATTCGGGGCTTTTTATCGTTCGGCATTCCGATTGCGCGCCGACAGCAGAAGGAATGGAAGAACTCAACGCTGGAGCTGGTCGCCACGATCCTCCGCGTGCTGGTGGTCGTTGTCCTGGCTTATTGGTGGCGATCCCACTGGGCGCTGATTGCCGGCATGGTGTTCATGACCGCGTTCAACCTCGTCATTTCCTACGCCTGCTATCCCGATCCATGGCGTCGTCTGCGCTGGGATAACAAGATCGCTGGGGAAGTGTTCAATTTCTCGGGCTGGATCCTGGCGTCGGGGGTCATCTTCGCGGCCGCGGCACAGATCGACAAACTCATGGTCGTCAAGCTGTTCAGTGGGGAGCTGGCGGGTATCTATGCCCTCACCCTGACGATCATGATGACGCTTGACCGCTTCATGCTGTCCTATTTCAACCGCATCTACTTCGCCAAGACGTCGTCGATCGTCCGCGAAACCGGCGCGACGGTCGAAAGCTATTACGGCCCGATGCTCCGCATCCGCCTCGTCTTCGCTTTCGTCGCAGCGGCCGCGATACCACTGTCCCCGGCGCTGGTCGAAGTGGTGTTTGATAATCGCTATCTGCAGGGCGGCGCGTTCCTGTCCATCCTGTTCTTCCGGCCGCTGGTGACGGCCCTCGTCTATCCCGGCGAGGAATATCTTATCAGCATGAAACGGATGCGCAGCAAATTCACCAATGACGTGCTGCGCCTGATCGCTATCGCTGTCGGGGCACCCTTGGCCTTCTACCAGTGGGGTGTGTACGGCCTACTATGGGCCGTCGCGCTGCAGGACGTCCTGCGGCTCTTCTATATTTACTGGATCCTGTATTCGGCGAAGGTGCTGTCCGTCAGCCGGGAACTGGCCTATGGCCTGGCCATTGCTGCCGGCGCCGTGGTCGGTCTCATCGGCGCCTATGTCTACAACGCGCTGTTCTCAGGATTTTTCACCTGA